In one Sphingomonas sanguinis genomic region, the following are encoded:
- a CDS encoding methyl-accepting chemotaxis protein, with protein MKPPAFSCWSVNAESPVIGADASLIDAIALFRQSPDMRVLPVLDAERRPVGAIVERDVKGLLYNPFGHALLHNPDFGASLTAYVRPHPSCEEDAPLAEKLALHADWGAPDALILTRKGVFTGLLDAARIARLAADAQMALAQERMVRARRIDEAARSFTADIAALSADLLRATADMGGMASTLARYAGETQGSADRMTEAMADTGQALSDIAARGHGLASAFAAITRDMDQSRTVREVVRHRIAATDQRAGALAASATTIDTLLSLIETVAARTNLLALNAAIEAARAGDAGRGFAVVAHEVKALAGQTREAARDAARNIGEVTANLHALVAEQAQLNRAVDTIGTISQSIDEAVAAQGLATTGIAASVDQSVASAHRVGQQVHRLQQDANRIDQDAGSLLTLAQALERNIEMLRDRADAFVASVL; from the coding sequence ATGAAGCCGCCCGCCTTCTCCTGCTGGTCCGTAAATGCGGAAAGCCCGGTGATCGGGGCGGATGCGTCGCTGATTGACGCCATCGCGCTGTTCCGGCAGTCCCCGGACATGCGGGTTTTGCCGGTCCTGGATGCCGAACGAAGGCCGGTCGGGGCGATCGTCGAGCGCGATGTGAAGGGCTTGCTCTACAACCCGTTCGGCCATGCGCTGCTCCACAATCCCGATTTCGGCGCAAGCCTGACCGCCTATGTCCGCCCGCATCCCAGTTGCGAAGAGGACGCGCCGCTGGCCGAAAAGCTGGCGCTTCATGCCGATTGGGGCGCCCCCGATGCGCTGATCCTGACCCGGAAGGGCGTGTTCACCGGCCTGCTCGACGCCGCCCGGATCGCCCGACTGGCGGCCGACGCGCAGATGGCCCTGGCGCAGGAGCGCATGGTGCGGGCGCGGCGCATCGACGAGGCGGCGCGATCCTTCACCGCCGACATCGCCGCCCTGTCGGCGGATCTGCTCCGTGCCACCGCCGATATGGGCGGCATGGCCAGCACCCTCGCCCGCTATGCCGGAGAGACGCAGGGCAGCGCCGATCGCATGACCGAGGCGATGGCCGATACCGGCCAGGCGCTGAGCGATATCGCCGCGCGCGGCCATGGTCTGGCCAGTGCCTTTGCCGCCATCACCCGCGACATGGACCAGTCCCGCACCGTGCGGGAGGTTGTCCGCCACCGCATCGCCGCCACCGACCAGCGGGCGGGGGCACTGGCGGCGAGCGCGACGACGATCGACACTTTGCTGTCGTTGATCGAAACCGTCGCGGCGCGGACCAATCTGCTCGCATTGAACGCCGCGATCGAGGCGGCGCGAGCGGGCGATGCCGGGCGGGGCTTCGCCGTCGTCGCGCATGAAGTGAAGGCGCTTGCCGGGCAGACCCGCGAAGCCGCACGCGACGCCGCGCGCAATATCGGCGAGGTCACCGCCAATCTCCACGCGCTGGTCGCCGAACAGGCGCAGCTCAACCGCGCGGTCGACACGATCGGTACCATCTCGCAATCGATCGACGAGGCGGTGGCGGCACAGGGCCTCGCCACGACCGGCATCGCCGCCAGCGTCGACCAGTCGGTCGCCTCCGCGCACCGCGTGGGCCAGCAGGTCCATCGCTTGCAGCAGGACGCCAACAGGATCGATCAGGACGCCGGATCGCTGCTGACTCTGGCCCAGGCGCTGGAAAGAAATATCGAAATGCTGCGCGACCGCGCCGACGCCTTCGTCGCGTCCGTTCTCTGA
- a CDS encoding YaaA family protein: MIAVISPAKTLDYQSPLPDLAPTAPHFADEAQTLAKAASGLGEEKLASLMRISPALAHLNAERFRDFATAPERPAMFAFAGDVYTGLEAKSLDVPAVLFAQDHLRMLSGLYGLLRPLDAMRPYRLEMGTRWAPGGGKLTDWWGDRIAERLTQEVEAEGSGTILNLASQEYWHAVEGKLPAAIRVIAVDFREGDRFVSFHAKKARGAMARWMIEHHVTDTDAMRGFDSDGYAFDAEASTPTLWRFVR; the protein is encoded by the coding sequence ATGATCGCCGTCATCTCCCCCGCCAAGACGCTCGACTATCAGAGCCCCCTGCCCGACCTCGCGCCGACCGCGCCCCATTTCGCCGACGAGGCGCAGACCCTGGCCAAGGCAGCCTCCGGACTGGGCGAGGAGAAGCTCGCCTCGCTGATGCGGATTTCGCCTGCCCTGGCGCATCTGAACGCCGAACGCTTCCGCGATTTCGCCACCGCGCCGGAGCGGCCCGCGATGTTCGCCTTTGCGGGCGACGTTTATACCGGGCTGGAGGCCAAGTCGCTCGACGTGCCCGCTGTCCTGTTCGCGCAGGACCATCTGAGGATGCTGTCGGGCCTGTACGGCCTGCTCCGCCCGCTGGATGCGATGCGCCCCTATCGGTTGGAAATGGGCACGCGCTGGGCGCCGGGCGGCGGCAAGCTGACCGACTGGTGGGGCGACCGCATCGCCGAGCGGCTGACGCAAGAGGTCGAGGCGGAGGGCTCCGGCACCATCCTGAACCTCGCCAGCCAGGAATATTGGCATGCGGTCGAGGGCAAGCTGCCCGCCGCGATCCGGGTCATCGCGGTCGATTTCCGCGAGGGCGACCGTTTCGTCAGCTTCCACGCAAAAAAGGCGCGCGGCGCCATGGCCCGCTGGATGATCGAACATCACGTGACCGATACCGATGCGATGCGCGGGTTCGATAGCGACGGTTATGCGTTCGATGCCGAGGCGAGCACGCCGACCCTTTGGAGATTCGTGCGATGA
- a CDS encoding SDR family NAD(P)-dependent oxidoreductase, which produces MSEWKQAVVIGASGGIGQAMADALEEEGVRVTRLARSMPGDGHIDIEDEASIAAAAERIAKGPAPDLVIVATGLLHDGERGPEKALDQLSPEWLARNFAVNAIGPALVAKHLLPLMPRTGKTLFAVLSARVGSISDNRMGGWYGYRASKAALNQFVRTLAIEHKRRNDRSIVVALHPGTVDTALSRPFQGNVRPGGLFAPDRAAVQLLDVIDGLKAPDSGKLFDWEGKEVQP; this is translated from the coding sequence ATGAGCGAGTGGAAGCAGGCGGTCGTCATCGGTGCCTCGGGCGGGATCGGCCAGGCGATGGCCGATGCGTTGGAGGAAGAGGGTGTCCGCGTCACCCGCCTCGCCCGCTCGATGCCGGGTGACGGCCATATCGATATCGAGGACGAGGCGAGCATCGCCGCCGCCGCCGAACGCATCGCCAAGGGCCCCGCCCCTGATCTGGTGATCGTCGCCACCGGCCTGCTGCATGACGGAGAACGGGGACCGGAAAAGGCGCTCGACCAGCTTTCGCCCGAATGGCTGGCGCGCAATTTCGCGGTCAACGCGATCGGCCCGGCGCTGGTCGCCAAGCATCTGCTGCCGTTGATGCCGCGCACGGGCAAGACGCTATTCGCGGTTCTCTCCGCGCGGGTCGGGTCGATCTCCGACAATCGCATGGGCGGCTGGTACGGCTATCGCGCGTCCAAGGCCGCGCTCAACCAGTTCGTTCGGACGCTGGCGATCGAGCACAAGCGTCGCAACGACCGCTCGATCGTCGTCGCGCTGCACCCCGGCACGGTCGACACCGCGCTGTCCAGGCCGTTCCAGGGCAATGTCCGCCCCGGCGGCCTGTTCGCCCCCGACCGCGCGGCGGTGCAGCTGCTCGACGTGATCGACGGATTGAAGGCACCCGACAGCGGCAAGCTGTTCGATTGGGAGGGGAAAGAGGTCCAGCCCTAG
- the gyrA gene encoding DNA gyrase subunit A — translation MADETTLAEPSDISTISIVDEMKSSYLDYAMSVIVARALPDVRDGLKPVHRRILYSAAESGFVAGKPYRKSARIVGDVMGKYHPHGDSAIYDALARMAQDWSMRVPLIDGQGNFGSMDPDPPAAMRYTEARLAKVANSLLDDLDKDTVDFQPNYDGSEREPSVLPAQYPNLLVNGAGGIAVGMATNIPPHNLGEVVNACLAYMENGAITVEELNEIVPAPDFPTGALILGRSGARSAYQTGRGSIIVRSRHEIEEMRGDRRAIVLTEIPYQQGKNALVEKIAEAAKEKRIEGISDIRDESNREGVRIVIDLKRDATPEVVLNQLWRHTPAQTSFPANMLAIRGGRPELLNLRDIIQAFVQFREQVITRRSKFELAKARERAHILLGLVIAVTNLDEVVRIIRGSASPVAAREALLAREWPIAEIAQYIRLVEAVEHEGFGDTYRLSETQVRAILDLRLHRLTALGRDEIGDELKGLADSITELLEILANRVKLYEVMRGELVAIRDQFATPRRSEIAAAADGIDDEDLIEREDMVVTVTMQGYIKRTPLDAFRAQNRGGKGRSGMATKDEDVVTELFVTSTHTPVLFFSNHGKVYRYKVWRLPEGGPATRGRPMVNLLPLAPGEVISTVLPLPEDEAEWGKLHVMFATAKGAVRRNSMDAFTNVPSNGKIAMRFEEGSEDRLIGVALLGAEDDVLLATRCGRAIRFAADDVREFQSRTSTGVRGIALKGEDEVISLSVLHRVGTTQEEREAYLRFAPWKGEKEGEPELSVERFEELRNCEQFILTVCANGYGKLSSAYEYRRTGRGGQGITNIDNIARNGDVVASFPAAKGHQLMLVTDQAKLIRMSLASLRVIGRGSAGLRLFNVAPGEHVVSAARIEETEEDAEMNLADGTPEVAPEPDAVVGENLAAGPEDGE, via the coding sequence TTGGCCGACGAGACGACCCTCGCGGAACCTTCCGATATTTCGACGATCTCCATCGTCGACGAGATGAAGTCGAGCTATCTCGACTATGCGATGAGCGTGATCGTGGCGCGTGCGCTGCCCGATGTCCGTGACGGCCTGAAGCCCGTCCATCGCCGTATCCTCTATTCCGCCGCCGAAAGCGGCTTCGTCGCGGGCAAGCCCTATCGCAAGTCGGCGCGCATCGTCGGTGATGTGATGGGTAAATACCATCCGCACGGCGACAGCGCGATCTACGACGCGCTGGCCCGCATGGCGCAGGACTGGTCGATGCGCGTGCCGCTGATCGACGGTCAGGGCAATTTCGGCTCGATGGACCCCGATCCGCCCGCCGCGATGCGTTACACCGAAGCGCGTCTGGCGAAGGTCGCCAATTCGCTGCTCGACGATCTTGACAAGGACACGGTCGACTTCCAGCCCAACTACGACGGCTCGGAGCGCGAACCCTCGGTCCTGCCCGCCCAGTACCCCAACCTGCTGGTCAACGGCGCCGGCGGTATCGCGGTCGGCATGGCGACCAACATCCCGCCGCATAACCTGGGCGAGGTGGTCAATGCCTGCCTGGCCTATATGGAAAACGGCGCGATCACGGTCGAGGAACTGAACGAGATCGTCCCCGCCCCCGACTTCCCGACCGGCGCGCTGATCCTCGGCCGCTCGGGCGCGCGGTCGGCCTATCAGACCGGGCGCGGTTCGATCATCGTGCGTTCGCGCCACGAGATCGAGGAGATGCGCGGCGACCGCCGGGCCATCGTCCTCACCGAAATTCCGTATCAGCAGGGCAAGAACGCGCTTGTCGAAAAGATCGCCGAGGCCGCCAAGGAAAAGCGGATCGAGGGGATCAGCGACATTCGCGACGAATCGAACCGCGAAGGCGTTCGCATCGTCATCGACCTGAAGCGCGATGCGACCCCCGAGGTCGTGCTCAACCAGCTGTGGCGGCACACGCCCGCCCAGACCAGCTTCCCGGCCAACATGCTCGCCATTCGCGGCGGGCGGCCCGAGCTGCTGAACCTGCGCGACATCATCCAGGCGTTCGTCCAGTTCCGCGAGCAGGTGATCACCCGCCGCTCGAAGTTCGAACTGGCCAAGGCGCGCGAGCGGGCGCACATCTTGCTGGGCCTCGTCATCGCGGTGACGAACCTGGACGAGGTGGTACGGATCATCCGTGGCTCGGCTTCACCCGTCGCCGCGCGCGAGGCTTTGCTCGCCCGCGAATGGCCGATCGCCGAGATCGCCCAGTATATCCGCCTGGTCGAAGCGGTCGAGCATGAGGGCTTCGGCGACACCTATCGCCTGTCGGAGACTCAGGTTCGCGCGATCCTCGACCTGCGCCTGCATCGCCTGACGGCGCTGGGCCGCGACGAGATCGGCGACGAGCTGAAGGGTCTGGCGGACTCGATCACCGAGCTGCTGGAAATCCTCGCCAACCGCGTGAAGCTCTACGAGGTCATGCGCGGCGAGCTGGTGGCGATCCGCGACCAGTTCGCGACCCCGCGCCGCTCGGAAATCGCCGCCGCCGCCGATGGCATCGACGACGAGGACCTGATCGAGCGCGAGGACATGGTCGTCACCGTGACCATGCAGGGCTATATCAAGCGCACCCCGCTCGATGCCTTCCGCGCGCAGAACCGGGGCGGCAAGGGCCGCTCGGGCATGGCGACCAAGGACGAGGACGTCGTCACCGAGCTGTTCGTGACCAGCACGCACACGCCGGTCCTGTTCTTCTCGAACCATGGCAAGGTCTATCGCTACAAGGTCTGGCGCCTGCCCGAGGGCGGCCCGGCCACGCGCGGACGGCCGATGGTCAACCTGTTGCCGCTGGCACCGGGCGAGGTCATCTCGACCGTGCTGCCGCTGCCCGAAGACGAGGCGGAGTGGGGCAAGCTCCACGTCATGTTCGCCACCGCCAAGGGTGCCGTGCGCCGCAACTCGATGGACGCGTTCACCAACGTGCCCTCGAACGGCAAGATCGCGATGCGCTTCGAAGAGGGCAGCGAGGACCGACTGATCGGCGTCGCGCTGCTCGGTGCCGAGGACGACGTGCTGCTCGCCACCCGTTGCGGTCGCGCCATCCGCTTCGCCGCCGACGATGTCCGCGAGTTTCAGAGCCGCACCTCGACCGGCGTTCGCGGCATCGCGCTGAAGGGCGAGGACGAGGTCATCTCGCTCTCGGTCCTGCACCGTGTCGGCACCACCCAGGAAGAGCGCGAGGCTTATCTGCGCTTCGCCCCCTGGAAGGGTGAGAAGGAGGGTGAGCCCGAACTGTCGGTCGAACGTTTCGAGGAGCTGCGCAATTGCGAGCAGTTCATCCTGACCGTCTGCGCCAATGGCTATGGCAAGCTATCCTCGGCCTATGAATATCGCCGCACGGGTCGCGGTGGTCAGGGCATCACCAATATCGACAATATCGCCCGCAACGGCGATGTCGTCGCCAGCTTCCCGGCGGCCAAGGGGCATCAGTTGATGCTCGTCACCGACCAGGCCAAGCTGATCCGCATGTCGCTGGCGTCGCTCCGTGTCATCGGGCGCGGCTCGGCGGGTCTGCGGCTCTTCAACGTCGCACCGGGCGAGCATGTCGTCTCGGCTGCGCGCATCGAGGAGACCGAGGAGGATGCCGAGATGAACCTGGCCGACGGCACCCCCGAGGTCGCGCCCGAGCCGGATGCGGTCGTCGGCGAGAACCTGGCCGCCGGACCGGAGGATGGCGAGTGA
- a CDS encoding DUF952 domain-containing protein yields the protein MAALEQEGVFAGAPVDLADGYIHLSTATQLTETVDKHFAGQTDLHIVAVDLEAMGEAVKWEESRGGQLFPHLYADLPLSAVIAYGPMKRDDDGTVRLPVAG from the coding sequence ATGGCGGCGCTGGAGCAGGAGGGCGTCTTCGCAGGCGCCCCGGTGGATCTGGCCGATGGCTATATCCACCTCTCCACCGCCACCCAGCTGACCGAGACGGTCGACAAGCACTTCGCCGGACAGACCGACCTGCACATCGTGGCCGTCGATCTGGAGGCAATGGGCGAGGCGGTGAAGTGGGAGGAGAGCCGGGGCGGCCAGCTCTTCCCGCATCTCTATGCCGACCTGCCGCTGTCGGCGGTGATCGCCTATGGCCCGATGAAGCGGGACGATGACGGCACGGTTCGTCTGCCGGTGGCGGGCTAA